A stretch of Methanosphaerula palustris E1-9c DNA encodes these proteins:
- a CDS encoding 50S ribosomal protein L16 — protein MVRKPGKMYRNLAKKAYTRRKYMGGVPGSKIVQFEMGNLSQEFPVEISLEVLESCQIRHTALEAARIAINRKMMDQVGRANFHFKIRTYPHHVLRENKQATGAGADRVSEGMRMAFGKAVGTAARVQPKQKVFTVYTNEQYIEKSKDALRHGGYKLPSPARLVIERVPVDNTQ, from the coding sequence ATGGTACGAAAACCAGGCAAAATGTATAGGAACCTTGCAAAGAAGGCATATACTCGCAGGAAATATATGGGAGGTGTGCCCGGCAGCAAGATTGTTCAGTTCGAGATGGGAAATCTGAGTCAGGAGTTTCCGGTCGAGATCTCGCTTGAAGTGCTCGAGTCCTGTCAGATCAGGCATACAGCCCTTGAGGCGGCGCGTATCGCGATCAACAGAAAGATGATGGACCAGGTCGGCAGGGCGAACTTCCACTTCAAGATCAGAACCTACCCGCACCACGTCCTCAGGGAGAACAAGCAGGCGACCGGGGCAGGGGCTGACCGTGTCTCGGAAGGAATGCGGATGGCCTTTGGAAAGGCAGTCGGGACTGCAGCCAGGGTTCAACCCAAGCAGAAAGTCTTCACCGTCTACACCAACGAGCAGTACATCGAAAAGTCAAAGGATGCACTGCGGCACGGTGGATACAAACTGCCGTCACCAGCCCGTCTGGTCATCGAGCGCGTTCCGGTGGATAATACCCAGTAA